In Aedes albopictus strain Foshan chromosome 3, AalbF5, whole genome shotgun sequence, the following are encoded in one genomic region:
- the LOC109413663 gene encoding membrane-associated tyrosine- and threonine-specific cdc2-inhibitory kinase — MKSPLPVPEFLEENNLSLSFKQPHRKNRSLRPPKPPKLYPKFDASFNRSLNGSSVAHAVSFRSNRSELSKLYEPSKRESYYEQCFEQIAKVGEGSFGEVFKVKSKLDGCLYAVKKSKEFFRGENYRQERLEEVRRYEQFSEHENCVKLYQAWEQEDRLFMQMELCKGSLEDYAREQRFIPEDKIWSIMLDLLLGLKSLHDRNLIHLDIKLDNILITDDGVCKLADFGLVFDLSSRNFNHATEGDSRYIAPELMEGRYTKAVDIFSLGIAILELSSNLELPSNGPLWQNLRSGSLPGELLCRLSQELQDVIRWMMNPVPDCRPSVNALLRLPRLAGLYRERKRWRVLRGMKAYMHRKLCNLKCFLASLVLSIASCLRLKHGKPILPEANRRKRRSNTYRDSLNRTYCNGVNASNVRTCLMKDFDDELDDEDLLFTGELDLTGGSTGTEGVQITPTLNNDIPRHTPPVRMMNSTPLNHNHVGLRLSFRNNHVDNPARNASYDSADEDLLLPLDHSNCSNRTEDSLHHSRHSLLHNTTSPINDSSFLTKKKLCFKSDDSD, encoded by the exons ATGAAATCCCCGCTACCGGTACCGGAGTTCCTAGAGGAGAACAACCTGTCGTTGTCCTTCAAGCAGCCACATCGGAAAAATCGATCCCTCCGGCCGCCGAAACCTCCGAAGCTGTATCCGAAGTTTGACGCCAGCTTCAATCGGAGCCTGAACGGTTCCTCGGTGGCCCATGCAGTATCGTTCCGCAGCAACCGGTCGGAGCTGAGCAAGTTGTACGAGCCGAGCAAGCGGGAATCGTACTACGAGCAGTGTTTTGAACAGATTGCCAAAGTGGGGGAGGGCTCGTTTGGGGAAGTGTTCAAGGTCAAAAGCAAACTCGACGGGTGTTTGTACGCGGTGAAGAAAAGCAAGGAGTTTTTCCGCGGCGAGAATTACCGGCAGGAACGGCTAGAGGAAGTGCGACGGTACGAGCAGTTTAGTGAGCATGAAAATTGCGTCAAGCTGTACCAGGCTTGGGAGCAGGAGGACAGGCTTTTTATGCAGATGGAGCTCTGCAAGGGTAGCCTGGAGGATTATGCTAGGGAGCAGCGATTCATCCCGGAGGACAAGATTTGGTCTATAATGCTGGATCTTCTACTG GGTTTGAAAAGTTTGCATGACCGCAATTTGATCCATTTGGACATCAAGTTGGACAACATTCTTATAACGGACGACGGAGTTTGCAAGCTGGCTGATTTTGGCCTGGTATTCGACTTGAGTAGCCGAAATTTTAACCACGCCACCGAAGGCGATTCCCGCTACATTGCTCCGGAGCTGATGGAAGGTCGATATACCAAAGCGGTGGATATTTTTAGTTTGGGTATTGCTATTTTGGAGCTATCCAGCAATTTGGAACTGCCCTCCAATGGACCTTTGTGGCAAAATCTGCGAAGTGGATCCCTTCCAGGGGAATTATTGTGTAGGCTGTCACAAGAGCTACAAGATGTGATCCGATGGATGATGAACCCAGTGCCAGATTGTCGTCCTTCCGTTAATGCCCTGCTGCGATTGCCCCGATTGGCAGGATTGTATCGGGAGCGGAAGCGATGGCGCGTGCTTCGTGGTATGAAAGCCTACATGCATCGGAAATTGTGCAATCTGAAGTGCTTCCTGGCGAGTTTGGTTCTCTCGATAGCTAGCTGTTTGCGGTTGAAGCATGGAAAACCGATCCTTCCGGAAGCGAACCGCCGGAAAAGACGTTCCAACACCTACAGGGATAGTCTTAATCGGACCTATTGCAATGGGGTCAATGCCAGCAATGTGCGGACATGCCTGATGAAGGACTTTGACGACGAACTGGATGATGAGGATCTGCTGTTTACTGGCGAGCTGGATTTGACAGGAGGCAGCACGGGGACGGAGGGTGTGCAAATAACGCCCACCCTGAACAACGACATTCCGAGGCATACGCCCCCGGTGAGGATGATGAATTCCACTCCGCTGAACCACAACCACGTTGGGCTGAGGCTCAGTTTCCGCAATAATCACGTCGACAATCCCGCCAGGAATGCAAG CTACGACTCGGCCGACGAAGATCTACTGCTCCCACTGGACCACAGCAACTGCAGCAACCGGACCGAGGATTCCCTGCACCATTCGCGGCATTCATTGCTGCATAACACGACCAGCCCCATCAACGATTCGTCCTTCCTAACCAAGAAGAAACTGTGCTTCAAATCGGACGACTCGGATTGA